In one window of Saprospiraceae bacterium DNA:
- a CDS encoding HNH endonuclease, with amino-acid sequence MAKQHIPLSLRRYVFQRAQGCCEYCKSQADFATQSFATEHIIPSAKGGSNDPDNLALACQGCNSHKAAKTEATDPITQQKVLLFHPRQHNWGDHFDWDDTFTQVVGLTPIGRATVEALHLNRPQVMRLRAALFLLGEHPPLI; translated from the coding sequence ATGGCTAAACAGCACATTCCCCTCTCCCTTCGCAGGTATGTTTTCCAACGGGCGCAAGGCTGCTGCGAATACTGCAAAAGTCAGGCGGACTTTGCCACTCAATCTTTTGCCACCGAACACATCATCCCCTCCGCAAAAGGCGGTAGCAACGACCCCGACAATCTGGCGTTGGCTTGCCAAGGCTGCAACTCGCACAAAGCCGCCAAGACCGAAGCGACCGACCCAATCACGCAGCAGAAGGTTCTCCTTTTTCATCCACGACAACACAACTGGGGCGACCATTTCGACTGGGACGATACATTCACCCAAGTTGTCGGCCTGACACCCATCGGGCGGGCGACGGTAGAGGCATTGCACCTGAATCGCCCGCAAGTGATGCGCTTGCGGGCGGCGTTGTTTTTGTTGGGAGAACATCCGCCACTGATATAA
- a CDS encoding GMC family oxidoreductase has translation MKFDIIIIGTGAGGGTLAYKLAPTGKRILILERGDFLPKEKENWDPLAVAQGRYKTTEMWRDAAGKEFSPYQHYWVGGNTKMYGGALLRLRERDFEATEHFDGLSPEWPLKYEDFAPWYDEAEALYAVHGTRGLDPTEPPAKNGYPFPALPFEPRMAEVTEQIRRQGYHPAPIPLAIRLPQDLNGRTNDRLHVELYDGYPDPTGAKADSHVVGVQGALQYPNVTLLRNRKALKINTDASGRRAVSVTVACEGMEETYHADTIVVACGAINSAALLLRSANEKHPHGLANSSGQVGRNLMIHNNGIVLAYSAKPNPSTFQKAILIPDFYHGADGDARPLGAIQNMGKADPLLLADAVGDDLGKDDKDAAHFASHIIDYFITAEDLPKSENRVTVDSQGNIQLHYTQNNLEAYRRLREKLVQIMDTVAENEGVGGSTKYYGFKLGIGGVSHQNGTCRFGHDPRTSVLDLNCKAHALDNLYVVDTSFFPSSGAVNPSLTAMANALRVGEILSHLG, from the coding sequence ATGAAATTCGACATCATCATCATCGGCACCGGCGCGGGCGGCGGCACTTTGGCTTACAAACTCGCCCCCACCGGCAAGCGCATCCTCATCCTCGAGCGCGGCGATTTTTTGCCAAAAGAAAAAGAAAACTGGGACCCGCTCGCCGTGGCGCAAGGCCGCTACAAAACCACCGAAATGTGGCGCGACGCGGCGGGCAAGGAATTTTCCCCCTACCAACACTACTGGGTCGGCGGCAACACCAAGATGTACGGCGGCGCTTTGCTGCGCCTCCGCGAGCGCGACTTCGAGGCCACCGAACACTTTGATGGCCTTTCCCCCGAATGGCCTTTGAAATACGAGGACTTCGCGCCGTGGTACGACGAAGCCGAGGCGCTCTATGCCGTGCACGGCACACGCGGCCTCGACCCCACCGAGCCGCCCGCAAAAAATGGCTACCCCTTCCCTGCGCTGCCCTTCGAGCCGCGCATGGCGGAAGTGACCGAGCAAATCCGTCGGCAAGGCTACCATCCCGCGCCGATTCCGCTCGCCATCCGCCTGCCGCAAGACCTGAACGGCCGCACCAACGACCGCCTCCACGTCGAACTCTACGACGGCTACCCCGACCCCACCGGCGCGAAGGCCGACAGCCACGTCGTGGGGGTGCAAGGCGCGTTGCAATACCCGAACGTGACCTTGCTCCGCAATCGAAAAGCCCTGAAAATAAACACCGACGCAAGCGGTCGGCGGGCAGTGAGCGTCACCGTCGCCTGCGAGGGCATGGAGGAAACTTACCACGCCGACACCATCGTGGTGGCCTGCGGCGCCATCAATTCCGCCGCGCTTTTGCTTCGCTCGGCCAACGAAAAACACCCCCACGGCCTCGCCAACAGCAGCGGTCAGGTGGGGCGCAACCTGATGATTCACAACAACGGTATCGTGTTGGCCTACTCGGCCAAGCCCAACCCTTCGACCTTCCAAAAGGCGATTTTGATTCCCGACTTCTATCACGGCGCTGACGGCGACGCGCGCCCGCTCGGAGCCATCCAGAACATGGGCAAAGCCGACCCGCTCTTGCTTGCCGACGCGGTGGGCGACGATTTGGGCAAGGACGACAAGGACGCGGCGCATTTCGCCAGCCACATCATTGACTACTTCATCACCGCCGAAGATTTGCCAAAATCCGAGAATCGCGTCACGGTGGATTCGCAGGGGAATATCCAACTGCATTACACCCAAAACAACCTCGAAGCCTATCGCCGTTTGCGCGAAAAACTGGTTCAAATCATGGACACGGTGGCTGAAAACGAGGGCGTTGGCGGCAGCACGAAATACTACGGCTTCAAACTCGGCATCGGCGGTGTGAGTCACCAGAACGGCACCTGTCGCTTCGGTCACGACCCTCGCACTTCGGTGCTCGACCTGAACTGCAAAGCCCACGCGCTCGACAATCTCTACGTCGTGGACACTTCATTCTTCCCTTCTTCCGGCGCGGTGAATCCTTCACTCACGGCGATGGCGAATGCGTTGCGGGTCGGAGAGATTTTGAGTCATTTGGGGTAA